The following are encoded in a window of Haliotis asinina isolate JCU_RB_2024 chromosome 14, JCU_Hal_asi_v2, whole genome shotgun sequence genomic DNA:
- the LOC137261584 gene encoding isochorismatase domain-containing protein 2-like: MASRRLGKIALENSALFLCDMQEKFRPTIQYFPQIINVANRMLNAANTLEMPVVVTEQYPKGLGPTVSELDVSQHKVFPKTCFSMLIPEVEEHIKKMRDLKSVILCGIETQACIQQTTLDLLERNYEVHVIVDACSSRSMVDRMFAFDRMKDAGAFLTTSESMMLALTKDAASPKFKQVQKLIRDSAPDSGLLGEK; encoded by the exons ATGGCCTCAAGAAGACTGGGAAAGATTGCATTAGAAAACTCGGCATTATTCCTTTGTGACATGCAGGAGAAGTTCCGGCCTACTATTCAGTATTTTCCACAAATCATCAATGTAGCAAACAGAATGCTGAACGCTGCCAACACCCTGGAGATGCCTGTCGTGGTCACGGAGCAATACCCGAAAG gcCTGGGGCCCACAGTATCCGAACTGGATGTCAGCCAGCACAAGGTGTTCCCCAAAACCTGCTTCTCCATGCTTATACCAGAAGTTGAGGAACACATCAAGAAGATGCGAG ATCTGAAGTCTGTGATCCTGTGTGGTATTGAGACTCAAGCCTGTATTCAGCAGACAACGCTGGATCTGCTTGAGAGGAACTATGAAGTGCATGTGATTGTGGATGCATGTTCCTCGAGGAGTATGGTAGACAG AATGTTTGCATTTGATCGAATGAAAGATGCCGGAGCGTTCTTGACAACCAGTGAGAGTATGATGCTTGCCTTGACGAAGGATGCAGCATCCCCGAAGTTTAAACAGGTCCAGAAGCTCATCAGGGACTCTGCTCCAGACAGTGGGCTCTTGGGAGAAAAGTAG